A stretch of the Mesorhizobium huakuii genome encodes the following:
- a CDS encoding DUF4126 domain-containing protein: MLYLLALLIGVIAGLRAMTAPAAVAWGAYLGWLPVADSWASFMSHWAAVGIFTILAIVELVTDQLPSTPSRKVPQQFGARIIMGAFTGAVIGATGGSTIVCLISGAIGAVIGTLGGAEARGRLAAAFGKDPPAAFIEDAVAIIGGLLIVAAVA, encoded by the coding sequence ATGCTCTATCTTCTTGCACTTCTGATCGGCGTCATTGCCGGTCTGCGCGCCATGACCGCGCCGGCCGCGGTCGCCTGGGGCGCGTATCTCGGCTGGCTGCCGGTTGCCGACAGCTGGGCGAGCTTCATGAGCCATTGGGCCGCCGTCGGCATCTTCACCATCCTCGCCATCGTCGAGCTGGTCACCGATCAGTTGCCGTCAACGCCAAGCCGTAAGGTGCCGCAGCAGTTCGGCGCCCGCATCATCATGGGCGCCTTCACCGGCGCGGTGATTGGCGCAACGGGTGGTTCCACCATCGTCTGCCTGATCTCCGGCGCTATCGGCGCGGTCATCGGTACGCTTGGCGGCGCCGAAGCGCGCGGCCGGCTGGCGGCGGCCTTCGGCAAGGATCCGCCCGCCGCCTTCATCGAGGACGCGGTGGCGATCATCGGCGGCCTGCTGATCGTGGCGGCGGTGGCATGA
- a CDS encoding helix-turn-helix domain-containing protein — translation MTAPIIAVLAFDGISPFHLSVPCLVFGADRTRLGLPRFDFRVCGVEQGMIQTDAGLSILVPHGLSALDDADIIIIPSWKDLGAPLARPLNEALDRAHRRGALIVGLCLGTFAIAAAGLLSGRKATTHWAYTDQLHALHPDISIDADVLYVDDGDIVTSAGVAAGLDCCLHIVRARFGAEVALRLARHIVLSPHRQGGQAQFIERPVAKSADADRFTQALDAVRATLGETHSLDSVADAAGLTRRTFTRRFQKSIGTSFGDWLTSQRIALAQRLLEATEKSMDIVAFEAGFGSATSLRQHFAARLRTSPAQYRRQFSRRTDQGKRMAHA, via the coding sequence ATGACCGCCCCGATCATCGCCGTGCTCGCCTTCGACGGCATCAGCCCGTTCCATCTGTCCGTGCCTTGCCTGGTGTTCGGCGCCGACCGCACCAGGCTCGGCCTGCCGCGCTTCGACTTCCGTGTCTGCGGGGTCGAGCAAGGCATGATCCAGACCGATGCCGGGCTGAGCATCCTTGTCCCGCACGGCCTGTCCGCGCTCGACGATGCCGACATCATCATCATCCCGAGCTGGAAGGATCTCGGAGCGCCTCTGGCCAGGCCGCTCAACGAAGCGCTCGACCGCGCGCACCGGCGCGGGGCGCTGATCGTCGGCCTGTGTCTCGGCACCTTTGCCATCGCCGCCGCTGGCCTGCTTTCGGGGCGGAAGGCGACCACGCACTGGGCCTATACCGACCAGCTGCACGCCCTGCACCCCGACATTTCGATCGATGCCGACGTGCTCTATGTCGATGATGGCGACATCGTCACCTCGGCCGGCGTCGCTGCCGGACTGGATTGCTGCCTGCATATCGTGCGCGCCCGCTTTGGCGCGGAAGTGGCACTGCGGCTCGCCCGCCACATCGTGCTCTCACCCCACCGCCAAGGCGGACAGGCGCAGTTCATCGAACGCCCCGTGGCAAAGAGCGCTGACGCCGACCGCTTCACCCAGGCCCTCGACGCGGTGCGCGCTACACTCGGCGAGACCCACAGCCTCGACAGCGTTGCCGACGCCGCCGGCCTGACACGGCGCACCTTCACCCGCCGCTTCCAGAAATCGATCGGCACCAGTTTTGGCGATTGGCTGACCAGCCAGCGCATCGCACTGGCGCAACGCCTGCTGGAAGCCACGGAGAAATCGATGGACATCGTCGCCTTCGAAGCAGGCTTCGGCAGCGCCACCTCGCTGCGCCAGCATTTCGCCGCGAGGCTGAGAACATCGCCGGCGCAATATCGACGCCAGTTTTCCAGGCGTACGGACCAGGGCAAGCGCATGGCGCACGCCTGA
- a CDS encoding cysteine hydrolase family protein, producing MSAPANTTPRRALIVVDVQNDYDGGNLAIQHPPFRDSVVNVARAMDAAAAAGIKVVVIKQMAPETSPIFAKGSHGGELHPEIARRGRDHYVEKMLPSAFTGTDLEAWLRANAIDTLTVVGYMTHNCDLSTIIHAVHMGFAVEFLSDATGSVPYANSAGYASAKEIHRVVTVILQSRFAAVLKTAEWVECLKTGALPERDTIYASNQRALARNAA from the coding sequence ATGTCTGCCCCAGCCAACACTACGCCGCGCCGCGCGCTGATCGTCGTCGATGTCCAGAACGACTATGATGGCGGCAACCTGGCAATCCAGCATCCGCCGTTCCGCGACAGCGTCGTCAATGTGGCGCGCGCTATGGATGCGGCTGCCGCCGCCGGCATCAAGGTGGTTGTTATCAAACAGATGGCGCCGGAGACCTCGCCGATCTTCGCCAAGGGGAGCCATGGCGGCGAGCTGCATCCGGAAATCGCCAGGCGTGGCCGAGACCATTATGTCGAGAAGATGCTGCCCTCGGCCTTCACCGGCACCGACCTCGAAGCGTGGCTGCGCGCCAACGCCATCGATACGCTCACGGTGGTCGGCTACATGACGCATAATTGCGACCTGTCGACCATCATCCATGCCGTCCATATGGGCTTTGCCGTCGAGTTCCTGTCGGATGCGACCGGCTCGGTGCCTTATGCCAACAGCGCCGGCTATGCCTCGGCCAAGGAGATCCACCGCGTGGTGACTGTTATCCTGCAGTCGCGCTTCGCCGCGGTGCTCAAGACCGCAGAATGGGTCGAGTGCCTGAAGACCGGCGCCTTACCGGAGCGCGACACGATCTACGCGTCCAACCAGCGGGCGCTGGCGCGCAACGCGGCGTAA
- a CDS encoding sugar O-acetyltransferase — protein MAGNERAKMAAGEWYTCLDDELEALRVTARDAVFEHNSLPPRQRENLGPGLKALLGGVGEGARIEAPFHCAYGFNIVLGDGAFLNASCTILDTASVRIGKGTLLGPNVQIYCAEHHKEAAGRQAGLEIARPVEIGPHAWIGGSAIILGGVSIGEGAIVGAGAVVTRDVPANMTVVGNPARAVKRG, from the coding sequence ATGGCTGGAAACGAGCGCGCGAAGATGGCGGCCGGCGAATGGTACACTTGCCTCGATGATGAGTTGGAGGCGCTGCGCGTCACGGCGCGCGACGCGGTCTTCGAGCACAATTCATTGCCGCCGAGGCAGCGCGAAAATCTCGGGCCTGGCCTGAAGGCATTGCTCGGCGGCGTGGGCGAGGGTGCTCGCATCGAGGCGCCGTTCCACTGCGCCTACGGCTTCAACATCGTTCTCGGCGATGGCGCGTTCCTCAACGCCAGCTGCACCATCCTCGACACGGCAAGCGTGCGCATCGGCAAGGGAACGCTGCTTGGCCCCAATGTGCAGATCTACTGCGCCGAGCACCACAAGGAGGCTGCCGGCCGGCAAGCGGGACTGGAGATCGCCAGGCCGGTCGAGATCGGTCCCCATGCCTGGATCGGCGGCAGCGCCATCATCCTTGGCGGCGTCAGCATCGGCGAGGGCGCCATCGTCGGCGCCGGTGCGGTGGTGACGCGTGATGTGCCCGCGAACATGACGGTGGTCGGCAATCCGGCGCGGGCGGTCAAGCGCGGCTGA